The following are from one region of the Rosettibacter firmus genome:
- a CDS encoding T9SS type A sorting domain-containing protein: MRKLILLYLLLTIVIYAQPSGPNPANGAVGVGVIHNFSWTWGSTANRIRFDTDAGMGSATVYTISANSFTNTTPLTNAVTYYWQVSADGGTTWEPSTPTPWSFTTISPAVPYLQTPSNNSVTGAPQITFSWFTGFSGLQYTLEVSTTSDMLNLVPAATTTTTDAYVTLNTSIFNTGTDYWWRVTSKTSSGVIINYSQVWKFSIAGLPKPVASYPISGLSIYNNPPNLYWYLLSYNSKVTSFRVKYSTTSGSYTVSLGTTNATEGYFDTGTPNWFTTIPVALTPGQTYYWKVASSDGTSESTYSDEESFVVYGSLTFLICYPSYPILGAVVDAQPTFYWYTNVYSPVLYFRLEIDDDPGFGSVNLTVNNIPGTSYTITSSDLSTWNPTLGGTYYWRVSGGFSMSTFGTPSTPASFVYPTSISTAASVPVPTLTSPVLGQVIYVTNPTLSWIDYHTNPLQFQVIYSTNPSTTAGVLDNPIVSIASTPWVNSTSYVLTGLTPGATYYWQVRAKDVITTNTSAWSSLGFFTVSPGASSVVPIAGSPINGYPINSTLARVSWVIPAPSSSKLTYDFEYADNKEFNNSVKITGLTTNSVVLEGLEKNKSYYWKVASRTDKGEVSDYSAPAVFSTGNVVGVKETSIPAEFTLYQNYPNPFNPATVIKYSLPKNSYVNLKIYDMLGREIKTLISKEHQAGTYSVEWNGDDNFGNKVSSGIYLYKIMADNFVATKKMLLIK, encoded by the coding sequence ATGAGAAAATTAATATTACTTTATTTATTATTAACCATAGTGATTTATGCTCAACCATCTGGTCCAAATCCTGCTAATGGTGCAGTTGGCGTAGGTGTTATCCATAATTTTTCATGGACATGGGGCTCAACTGCAAATAGAATTCGTTTTGATACAGATGCTGGAATGGGCTCGGCAACAGTATATACAATTTCAGCTAATTCATTTACAAATACTACCCCATTAACAAATGCTGTAACATATTACTGGCAGGTTAGTGCTGATGGAGGCACAACATGGGAACCATCAACTCCAACTCCATGGAGCTTTACAACAATATCTCCAGCAGTACCATATCTTCAAACACCATCAAATAATTCAGTAACCGGAGCTCCACAGATTACATTTTCCTGGTTTACAGGATTTAGCGGTTTACAATACACCTTAGAAGTATCAACAACATCTGACATGCTAAATCTTGTTCCTGCAGCAACTACCACGACTACAGATGCATATGTTACATTAAATACATCAATATTTAATACTGGAACAGATTATTGGTGGAGAGTAACTTCTAAAACATCTAGTGGTGTAATTATTAATTATTCTCAAGTCTGGAAATTTTCAATTGCAGGATTACCTAAACCAGTAGCTTCTTATCCTATAAGTGGTTTGAGTATTTATAATAATCCACCAAATTTATATTGGTATTTACTTTCTTACAATTCGAAAGTAACTAGTTTTAGAGTTAAGTATAGTACAACATCAGGAAGTTATACAGTTTCCTTAGGAACTACAAATGCAACCGAAGGATATTTTGATACTGGTACACCAAATTGGTTTACTACAATACCAGTGGCTCTAACACCTGGACAAACATATTACTGGAAAGTTGCATCAAGTGATGGAACAAGTGAATCCACGTACTCAGATGAAGAAAGTTTTGTTGTATATGGTAGTTTAACATTCTTAATTTGTTATCCGAGTTATCCAATACTGGGAGCTGTAGTTGATGCACAACCAACTTTTTACTGGTATACAAATGTTTATTCTCCTGTTTTATATTTCAGGTTAGAGATTGATGATGATCCGGGTTTTGGTTCTGTAAATTTAACTGTAAATAATATACCAGGTACTTCATATACAATTACTTCTTCTGATCTTTCTACCTGGAATCCAACATTAGGTGGAACGTATTACTGGCGTGTTAGCGGTGGTTTTTCTATGAGTACATTTGGAACACCTTCTACTCCTGCAAGTTTTGTTTATCCAACCAGTATAAGTACTGCAGCAAGTGTACCAGTGCCAACTTTAACAAGTCCTGTATTAGGTCAGGTAATTTATGTCACAAATCCAACATTATCATGGATAGATTATCATACAAATCCTTTACAATTTCAGGTAATTTATTCAACAAATCCTTCTACAACAGCAGGTGTTCTTGATAATCCTATTGTATCTATTGCATCTACACCATGGGTTAATTCAACATCATATGTATTAACAGGGTTAACACCAGGTGCTACATATTACTGGCAGGTAAGAGCAAAAGATGTAATAACTACTAATACATCTGCCTGGTCTTCTTTAGGATTCTTTACAGTTTCACCTGGTGCATCAAGTGTAGTCCCAATTGCAGGAAGTCCAATTAATGGATATCCAATTAATTCTACATTAGCAAGAGTATCATGGGTAATACCGGCACCAAGTTCAAGCAAATTAACTTATGATTTTGAATATGCTGATAATAAAGAATTCAATAATTCAGTTAAGATTACTGGGTTAACTACCAATAGTGTAGTTCTTGAAGGATTGGAGAAAAATAAATCTTACTACTGGAAAGTTGCATCAAGAACAGATAAAGGAGAAGTTTCTGACTATTCAGCTCCTGCTGTATTCAGTACAGGAAATGTTGTAGGTGTTAAAGAAACTTCTATACCTGCTGAATTTACATTATATCAGAATTATCCTAATCCATTTAATCCAGCAACAGTAATAAAATATTCACTTCCAAAAAATTCTTATGTGAATCTAAAAATTTATGATATGCTTGGTAGAGAAATAAAAACCCTGATTAGCAAAGAACATCAAGCAGGAACATATTCTGTAGAATGGAATGGAGATGATAATTTTGGGAATAAGGTTTCAAGTGGAATCTATTTATATAAAATTATGGCAGATAATTTTGTAGCAACAAAGAAAATGTTGTTAATTAAATAA